Proteins encoded in a region of the Photobacterium profundum SS9 genome:
- a CDS encoding AsmA family protein, which translates to MRVVGKTFGTLIILMLLSITIILTLLHTQYATKLVINTIDATTDYQLKASNISYHISDPWHVQLEQPQIMYQRQPLLSANNIQLWLTPTKLLNTGWSFDSILIDTITLNQPLDLATLPALHVQRLALNNLILHTPKISIEQARLQIDNWQSRSQSWGIFSGDFQLSTPNMQWQGTTLKDVLIDGDYQDQNWKLYGLSFEWQHATFSGQAEYKQSATQPDLLTLHQLTVTGLQLQDQNQLTMLYSYIDQVKASELSIDIKRIDVLESNIEMPNYTLNNINLSVQNWQWPATHWQQHEAQVSLNAGSIQWLNTVFEEPLVNIAFSPQQITVNGLSTKVLEGYVQLDGALTPDVLALNQVTVNGIKWVLPNNWPTHLRTLNSLYSDISITQLDIGYAQLTNTNPANPFQIAGLNINGEDLILKMHGQVGLWQGTLTANSGAASVNNVSMIGPYIAMNSQAGNWQLKQLTLPFKDGLLETSGNVNLNRSGQPWKLSLQGDNIPTTILSNWLAIPLPVTGAMDVTFNGTGLAQHQTSLAYSFTGDLNATFRQLQLNKLTPQQLLQYWGNSQQPQPTSNQSQNIDSYSLSLSPLIISADRGRVAINKIKLRSKGLEANLKGKWDLADKTKQTIELQAKQGCQQLTRSWGTNQQRLSASACEGNSI; encoded by the coding sequence ATGCGTGTAGTGGGAAAAACATTCGGTACCCTTATCATTTTGATGCTGCTTAGCATCACGATCATCCTGACATTACTGCATACCCAATACGCCACTAAACTCGTCATCAACACCATTGATGCTACGACAGATTATCAACTGAAAGCATCAAACATCAGCTACCACATAAGTGATCCTTGGCATGTACAGCTCGAACAACCACAGATAATGTATCAACGGCAGCCTTTGCTATCTGCCAATAATATTCAATTGTGGTTAACCCCTACCAAGTTGCTTAATACTGGTTGGTCTTTTGACAGTATTTTGATTGATACCATCACGCTAAATCAGCCCCTCGATTTAGCCACGCTACCCGCTTTACATGTTCAACGTTTAGCCCTAAATAACCTGATACTGCATACCCCTAAAATCAGCATCGAACAAGCCCGTCTACAGATCGATAACTGGCAGAGTCGTTCGCAATCATGGGGAATATTCAGTGGTGACTTTCAACTGTCGACACCCAATATGCAGTGGCAAGGTACAACACTAAAAGACGTTTTAATTGATGGTGATTACCAAGACCAAAACTGGAAGCTCTACGGTTTATCCTTTGAATGGCAGCACGCCACCTTTAGTGGTCAAGCTGAATATAAGCAATCGGCAACACAACCTGATTTACTCACATTACACCAATTAACGGTCACTGGTTTACAATTACAAGACCAGAACCAACTCACCATGCTTTACTCTTATATTGATCAAGTGAAAGCCTCCGAACTCAGCATCGACATTAAACGCATTGATGTACTTGAAAGTAATATAGAGATGCCAAATTACACGCTCAATAATATTAATCTTTCGGTACAAAATTGGCAGTGGCCAGCCACTCATTGGCAACAACATGAAGCACAGGTTTCTCTGAATGCTGGCAGTATTCAATGGCTAAATACTGTCTTTGAAGAGCCACTTGTCAACATCGCCTTCTCACCGCAACAAATAACAGTAAATGGGCTATCAACAAAAGTTCTCGAAGGGTATGTTCAACTTGATGGCGCATTAACCCCTGATGTATTGGCGCTTAATCAAGTAACGGTAAATGGAATTAAATGGGTATTACCCAACAATTGGCCAACACATTTACGCACACTGAATTCACTGTATTCCGATATCAGCATTACTCAATTAGATATTGGCTACGCCCAACTGACGAATACCAACCCAGCAAACCCTTTTCAAATTGCAGGCTTAAACATTAACGGGGAAGACCTCATCCTGAAAATGCATGGACAAGTTGGATTATGGCAAGGCACGTTAACCGCAAATTCAGGAGCGGCAAGCGTCAATAACGTCAGTATGATAGGGCCGTATATCGCAATGAATAGTCAGGCAGGTAATTGGCAATTAAAGCAGTTAACCCTGCCTTTTAAAGACGGATTATTAGAAACGTCTGGTAATGTGAATTTAAATCGCTCAGGTCAACCTTGGAAACTGTCACTTCAAGGCGACAATATACCAACGACAATACTGTCTAATTGGTTAGCGATACCTTTGCCCGTTACTGGTGCAATGGATGTCACCTTTAATGGCACAGGTTTAGCCCAACACCAAACAAGCCTTGCTTATAGTTTTACTGGGGATTTAAACGCGACATTTAGGCAACTACAACTCAACAAACTGACCCCCCAACAGCTGCTTCAATACTGGGGAAACTCACAACAACCTCAACCGACGAGTAATCAGAGCCAAAATATTGATTCGTATTCACTGTCTTTATCACCTTTAATTATCTCAGCTGATAGAGGCCGTGTGGCAATCAACAAGATTAAGTTAAGAAGCAAAGGGTTAGAAGCGAATTTAAAAGGAAAATGGGATTTAGCGGATAAAACGAAACAAACAATAGAGCTGCAAGCAAAACAAGGTTGCCAGCAGCTCACACGATCTTGGGGTACTAATCAGCAGCGGCTATCGGCCTCAGCTTGTGAAGGAAACAGCATATAA
- a CDS encoding bifunctional GNAT family N-acetyltransferase/hotdog fold thioesterase produces the protein MFRLITPKTDDDFARYYDFRWRMLREAWRMPVGSERDAYDELSAHRMIVTDNGETIAIGRLYMTPDNDGQIRFMAVHPNYRHQGMGAIVLMALESLARQDGAKRLVCNAREDAIPFYLKNDFTSQGELSDERGPVRHQQMLKHLDPLTDVVRHPEWCQELQELWQYQIPISDKMGIKISQYTGYRFEVSALINANLNPSEFMFAGSIFTMATLAGWGFIWMLIKERKLEADIVLVDSHIRYVSPVKERPRAVVSVETLSGDFDRLAAGRKGRVIVEVNVYSGETLASTFTGTYMLFPSQAEADSRC, from the coding sequence ATGTTTCGACTGATCACACCAAAAACGGACGACGATTTCGCGCGTTATTATGATTTTCGCTGGCGTATGTTGCGTGAAGCCTGGCGTATGCCTGTGGGATCGGAGCGGGATGCCTATGATGAACTGAGTGCGCACCGTATGATAGTGACAGATAACGGTGAGACTATTGCCATTGGTCGGCTTTATATGACACCAGATAATGATGGTCAGATTCGTTTTATGGCTGTGCATCCTAATTATCGTCATCAAGGCATGGGAGCCATCGTGCTTATGGCTCTGGAATCGCTGGCTCGCCAAGATGGTGCAAAGCGGCTAGTGTGTAATGCCCGAGAGGATGCGATTCCTTTTTATTTGAAAAATGACTTTACTAGCCAGGGCGAGTTGAGTGATGAGCGCGGCCCTGTGCGTCATCAACAAATGCTAAAACACCTCGATCCATTAACGGATGTTGTTCGTCACCCTGAATGGTGCCAAGAACTGCAAGAATTATGGCAATACCAGATTCCAATCAGTGACAAAATGGGGATCAAGATCAGTCAATACACGGGGTATCGCTTTGAAGTGAGCGCATTAATTAATGCGAACCTTAATCCGAGTGAGTTTATGTTTGCGGGTAGTATTTTTACTATGGCAACACTCGCGGGCTGGGGCTTTATTTGGATGCTGATTAAAGAACGTAAGCTAGAAGCTGATATTGTGTTAGTCGATAGCCATATTCGTTACGTGTCTCCGGTGAAAGAGCGCCCACGTGCTGTCGTGTCTGTTGAAACCCTCAGTGGTGACTTTGACCGCCTTGCTGCTGGGCGTAAAGGTCGAGTGATTGTTGAAGTAAATGTTTACAGTGGTGAGACGTTAGCCTCTACGTTTACTGGCACTTATATGCTGTTTCCTTCACAAGCTGAGGCCGATAGCCGCTGCTGA
- the dtd gene encoding D-aminoacyl-tRNA deacylase → MIALIQRVSEASVTVDGQVTGTIGKGLLVLLGVEKEDDESKTKRLRDKVLGYRIFEDDAGKMNLNVQQAGGSVLVVSQFTLAADTKSGMRPSFSVGAAPADAERLYDYFVECCKDKDIQTETGIFAADMKVALLNDGPVTFWLQV, encoded by the coding sequence ATGATTGCGTTAATTCAACGAGTAAGTGAAGCCAGTGTAACGGTTGATGGTCAAGTGACAGGGACGATTGGTAAAGGCTTACTGGTTCTTCTTGGGGTAGAAAAAGAAGACGATGAATCAAAAACGAAACGTCTGCGAGATAAAGTTTTAGGCTATCGTATATTTGAAGACGATGCGGGAAAAATGAATTTAAATGTTCAGCAAGCGGGTGGCAGCGTACTGGTTGTTTCGCAGTTTACGCTAGCGGCAGACACGAAAAGTGGTATGCGCCCAAGTTTTTCTGTTGGGGCCGCGCCCGCTGATGCGGAACGCTTGTACGATTATTTTGTCGAATGTTGTAAGGATAAAGATATCCAGACTGAAACCGGTATTTTTGCAGCAGATATGAAAGTGGCTTTATTAAACGATGGACCTGTGACGTTTTGGCTGCAGGTGTAG